Proteins encoded together in one Microbacterium sp. ABRD28 window:
- a CDS encoding ABC transporter permease, which yields MRRSETIPAGLSEPGASSGLLEVFRRRYLLTLIVRKEVGIRYRGSIFGWAWSYVKPLVQFVVFFVALGVFLGLNRSIEYYPIYLLAGITIVTFFNEAFSNGTRSLVDNAPLIKKIYLPREVFPIASVFVAAVNTVPQIVVIIAISLFFGWAPTLGQVAAIVLALAIVAILSTGLGLLFGAINVTFRDAQSFVEIIVMMSIWASPVMYQWQMVADAVPEAVFTLYRLNPLTPTVELFHYGLWFPLGPTGAQPLPNLWLFAGIALLISLVVLTAGQLVFRRLEGRFAQDL from the coding sequence ATGCGCCGATCCGAAACCATTCCCGCCGGCCTGTCTGAGCCTGGAGCATCGAGCGGCCTGCTCGAGGTCTTCCGTCGGCGGTACCTCCTCACCCTGATCGTCCGCAAGGAGGTCGGCATACGCTATCGCGGGTCGATCTTCGGCTGGGCCTGGTCCTACGTGAAGCCTCTCGTGCAATTCGTGGTGTTCTTCGTTGCGCTGGGCGTCTTCCTGGGGCTAAACCGCAGCATCGAGTACTACCCGATCTACCTGCTTGCGGGCATCACAATCGTCACCTTCTTCAACGAGGCCTTCTCGAACGGCACGCGCTCGCTCGTGGACAACGCTCCTTTGATCAAGAAGATCTACCTGCCCCGCGAGGTCTTCCCGATCGCGAGTGTGTTCGTGGCTGCCGTGAACACCGTTCCGCAGATCGTCGTGATCATCGCCATCTCACTGTTCTTCGGCTGGGCACCGACCCTGGGGCAGGTTGCGGCGATCGTCCTGGCCCTCGCGATCGTCGCGATCCTCTCGACCGGTCTGGGCCTGCTATTCGGCGCGATCAACGTGACCTTCCGTGATGCGCAGAGCTTCGTCGAGATCATTGTGATGATGTCCATCTGGGCGTCGCCGGTGATGTACCAGTGGCAGATGGTGGCCGACGCCGTGCCGGAGGCGGTCTTCACCCTGTATCGTCTCAACCCGCTGACGCCCACGGTCGAGCTGTTCCACTACGGCTTGTGGTTCCCGCTCGGCCCGACGGGGGCGCAACCTCTTCCCAACCTGTGGCTCTTTGCGGGAATCGCCCTCCTGATCTCCCTGGTGGTGCTGACCGCCGGCCAGCTGGTGTTCCGTCGTCTGGAGGGTCGGTTTGCCCAGGACCTCTGA